From Candidatus Limnocylindrales bacterium, the proteins below share one genomic window:
- a CDS encoding cyclase family protein — MKIIKAIFVISLLVVAFLFISTPDRALAANNPVDEKWWPSEFGPDDQAGATNYITPQKRIEAAKLVKQGKSITIGMPYHNGMPLVPGRTYALSIPGGGNPLHGPFKWQGDQYKMTFNDEFLVAEIGQVGTQFDSIGHPMIRIQGVPGWKDGDYMYNGHRLQDTFNGRGLKYDGVETIAHKGYFTRGILIDIPALKGVERLEKGYTITMADFKAALQKEGIGEPTQGDVVLVRTGWIQLWKGYMDADGIRPSDKVSPADMAKANAEFGSGEPGVAPEVCDYLASKKISMIGSDTWGLEPYDFAKNPAPEPFAYCHMNLVARRGIGNFENLDLEVLSKEKAYEFLFAWSPLRLVGATGSPGNPVVAW, encoded by the coding sequence ATGAAAATTATCAAAGCTATTTTCGTAATTTCTCTCCTTGTCGTTGCCTTTCTATTTATTTCCACACCTGATCGTGCTTTAGCAGCCAACAATCCGGTGGATGAAAAGTGGTGGCCCAGCGAGTTTGGTCCCGATGATCAGGCGGGTGCGACCAATTATATCACACCCCAGAAGAGGATTGAAGCAGCAAAACTGGTTAAACAAGGAAAATCCATTACCATTGGAATGCCCTATCATAACGGTATGCCCTTAGTACCCGGTCGTACCTATGCCTTATCCATTCCTGGCGGCGGAAATCCACTCCATGGCCCTTTTAAGTGGCAAGGCGATCAATATAAGATGACCTTCAATGACGAGTTTCTGGTTGCAGAGATTGGTCAGGTTGGTACCCAATTTGATAGTATCGGTCATCCCATGATTCGGATTCAAGGGGTCCCGGGCTGGAAAGATGGAGATTACATGTATAACGGCCATCGTTTGCAGGATACCTTCAACGGTCGTGGATTAAAATATGACGGTGTGGAGACCATTGCCCATAAAGGTTACTTTACCCGGGGCATTCTCATTGACATTCCTGCCTTAAAAGGGGTCGAGCGATTGGAAAAGGGTTATACCATTACCATGGCCGATTTTAAGGCAGCTCTACAAAAAGAAGGAATTGGTGAACCGACCCAGGGAGATGTAGTACTGGTTCGCACCGGTTGGATACAACTGTGGAAGGGGTATATGGATGCAGATGGAATAAGACCCTCGGATAAGGTTTCTCCGGCCGATATGGCCAAGGCTAATGCTGAGTTTGGCTCCGGAGAGCCGGGGGTGGCTCCAGAAGTATGCGACTACCTGGCCAGCAAAAAGATTTCCATGATTGGTTCTGATACCTGGGGGTTGGAGCCCTATGATTTTGCAAAAAATCCGGCTCCGGAACCCTTTGCCTATTGTCACATGAATCTGGTAGCCCGTCGGGGAATAGGTAATTTCGAAAACCTGGATCTGGAGGTGTTATCCAAGGAAAAGGCCTACGAATTTTTATTTGCCTGGTCACCCCTGAGATTGGTAGGGGCTACCGGATCACCGGGTAATCCGGTTGTAGCCTGGTAA
- a CDS encoding cyclase family protein, giving the protein MRRITSLAMIFAITVVTIAGFMSIRVKAANNPVDEKWWPSEFGPDDQAGAVNYITPQKRIEAAKLVKQGKSLTIGMPYQQGMPLIPGRTYTLMIPGAGQPLHGPLNWQGDKFKETFNDEIVTAEIGQVGTQYDGLGHPMMRIQGVEGWKDGNYMYNKRRLEDYPNARGLQVNGVEHAANIGYFTRGILIDVPMVKGVARLEKGYAITVDDYKAALQKEGIGDATQGDVVLIRTGWIQLWKSYLDEKGLRIKGSPAEVAKANAEFGSGEPGVSPELCEYLASRKISMMLVDQGSVEPFDFAKNPSPEPFAPCHVNLILRRGISIFENIDMEGLSKEKVYEFLFSWAPLKLVGATGSPGNPIVVW; this is encoded by the coding sequence ATGAGAAGAATTACGAGTTTAGCGATGATTTTTGCAATAACCGTTGTAACAATAGCGGGTTTTATGTCTATAAGGGTTAAGGCAGCTAACAATCCGGTGGATGAAAAGTGGTGGCCCAGCGAGTTTGGTCCCGATGACCAAGCCGGCGCGGTCAATTATATTACCCCCCAGAAGAGGATTGAGGCAGCAAAACTGGTTAAGCAAGGAAAATCGCTTACCATCGGGATGCCTTATCAGCAGGGTATGCCCCTGATTCCTGGGCGTACCTATACCTTGATGATTCCAGGTGCCGGGCAACCCCTCCATGGTCCTCTGAATTGGCAAGGCGATAAATTCAAGGAGACTTTTAATGATGAAATCGTAACCGCCGAGATTGGACAGGTTGGAACGCAATATGACGGCCTGGGTCACCCCATGATGCGTATTCAGGGTGTGGAAGGCTGGAAAGATGGGAACTACATGTACAACAAACGTCGGTTGGAAGACTATCCCAACGCCCGTGGATTACAGGTAAATGGGGTTGAACATGCAGCCAATATTGGTTACTTTACCCGGGGTATTCTTATCGATGTTCCCATGGTAAAGGGGGTAGCTCGATTGGAAAAAGGTTATGCCATTACGGTGGATGATTATAAGGCAGCCTTACAAAAGGAAGGAATTGGAGATGCGACCCAGGGAGATGTCGTGCTTATCCGTACCGGTTGGATCCAATTATGGAAAAGCTACCTGGATGAGAAAGGATTAAGAATTAAAGGTAGCCCTGCTGAGGTGGCAAAGGCCAATGCTGAATTCGGCTCCGGCGAACCGGGAGTTTCTCCGGAACTCTGTGAGTACCTGGCAAGCAGAAAAATCTCTATGATGCTGGTAGACCAGGGATCCGTGGAGCCTTTCGATTTTGCCAAAAATCCTTCTCCTGAACCCTTTGCTCCTTGCCATGTTAACCTGATTCTTCGACGTGGGATCTCTATTTTCGAGAATATCGATATGGAAGGGTTATCTAAAGAAAAAGTCTATGAGTTCCTGTTTTCCTGGGCTCCTCTCAAATTAGTTGGTGCTACAGGATCTCCGGGTAATCCAATTGTTGTCTGGTAA
- a CDS encoding metal ABC transporter ATP-binding protein, protein MKPLIEFKDVTLGYGNRIVLKNLNLVIQEGDFFGIVGPNGSGKTTLLKAILGVLRPLQGKILTISPKGSRELSLGYVPQHSEVDQIFPLSVMEIVLMGRFKKLGPGRKPGKLDRQIALRSLDYVGIAHLASKLFQELSGGQKQRTLIARALAAEPQILVLDEPTSGMDLTSEWNMMKLIKTLHDQNHLSILMATHNLNLMINYAQHIAILGERVLTGRVQEVLSEENLSKVYQIRVSVREVDGTKVVLTGLET, encoded by the coding sequence TTGAAGCCCCTTATTGAGTTTAAAGACGTAACCCTTGGTTACGGTAACCGTATTGTATTGAAAAATCTAAACCTTGTGATTCAGGAAGGGGATTTTTTTGGAATTGTAGGGCCAAATGGATCGGGAAAAACGACCCTCTTAAAGGCCATTCTTGGAGTTTTGCGGCCCTTGCAGGGAAAGATTCTTACGATTTCACCGAAAGGCTCCCGGGAACTTTCCCTGGGATATGTTCCTCAACATAGCGAAGTAGATCAGATCTTTCCCCTTTCTGTTATGGAGATTGTTCTTATGGGTCGGTTTAAAAAGTTAGGGCCCGGAAGAAAACCCGGAAAACTGGACCGACAAATTGCCCTGAGAAGTTTAGATTATGTGGGGATAGCTCATCTTGCTTCAAAACTTTTTCAAGAACTCTCCGGAGGTCAGAAACAACGCACGCTCATTGCCCGGGCCCTGGCAGCAGAACCTCAGATCCTGGTGTTGGATGAACCTACCAGTGGGATGGATTTAACTTCAGAGTGGAACATGATGAAGTTGATTAAAACCCTCCATGATCAGAACCATCTGAGTATCCTGATGGCTACCCATAACCTTAATCTGATGATCAATTATGCACAACACATAGCTATTTTGGGTGAAAGGGTTTTAACGGGTCGTGTCCAGGAGGTCCTGTCGGAGGAGAACTTAAGTAAGGTGTATCAGATTCGGGTATCGGTTCGAGAAGTAGACGGAACCAAAGTGGTATTAACGGGATTGGAAACGTAA